The DNA sequence ATCGCACTAGTTTGAATGAGCTCTTTAATCACATTAAAGATCGTGTCGTGCCTTACCGCGCAGAAGTTCAAAATAGTGAGCCAACCCATCGTGATTTTCGTGCCGGTGATGTTATGCATTCACTCGCCGATATCTCCAAGGCCAAGAAGCTTTTGGGCTATGAGCCAACTTTTTCTGTTGGGGCCGGTTTGGATGAAGCAACAAAGTGGTATGTGGAGAACTTATGAAACGGATATTAGTTACTGGGGGGGCGGGTTTTATTGGTTTTTTTCTTACCAAAAAGCTTGCGGATAAGGGATTGGAGGTTGTTGGGATTGATAATCTGAACTCCTACTATGATCCAACCTTAAAAAAAGATCGGCTTGAGCAGTTGCGCTCCTACAAGAATGCCTCTTTTGTAGAAGGTGACATGGCTGATCGCACCTTTATGAAAGATCTGTTTGCGACAAAAAAATTTGATGCAGTTGTTAATTTAGCCGCCCAGGCGGGCGTGCGGTATTCCATCGAGAACCCTCTTTCCTACGTGGACTCAAATCTTTTGGGGTTTGCCAATATTCTTGAAGGCTGCCGGCACACCAATGTTAAGCATCTGGTTTTTGCCTCGTCAAGTTCCGTTTATGGTGGCAACACCAAGACCCCCTTTACTGTTCATGATAGCGTTGACCATCCTGTTTCACTATATGCCGCCACCAAAAAATCCAACGAGCTTATGGCCCATAGCTACAGCCATCTGTATGGCCTTCCAGTGACGGGTTTACGGTTTTT is a window from the Desulfobulbaceae bacterium genome containing:
- a CDS encoding NAD-dependent epimerase → MKRILVTGGAGFIGFFLTKKLADKGLEVVGIDNLNSYYDPTLKKDRLEQLRSYKNASFVEGDMADRTFMKDLFATKKFDAVVNLAAQAGVRYSIENPLSYVDSNLLGFANILEGCRHTNVKHLVFASSSSVYGGNTKTPFTVHDSVDHPVSLYAATKKSNELMAHSYSHLYGLPVTGLRFFTVYGPWGRPDMAYFLFTKAILAGEPISIFNNGKMKRDFTYIDDIVEGVERVIFSPPKPNPEWNTDEPDPSTSWCPYKIYNIGNNKQETLMHFIEVLENCLGKKAEKNYLPMQNGDVKETYANVDGLIKDFNFQPSTTIEEGLAKFVKWYREYYG